ACAGTACACGAGCTTCCTCTGAGGACCGTGATGAGGTATGCTGTGCAGTGGAAACttgtatttaaataataaaaatctaatttatgtgaaaaggaaacagatttttatttgaatGACATGATCATTTCAGATAATAAGTCCAGGACGGCCGTACTCAGAAACAGGATTTTGGAAAACACGTCTTCTCGGACGTCTCTGAGGAGAcaccaaaaccaaaaatatgggtttatcatattatttatACATAAATGTGACGCTGCAAACATGAGCGCCTTCAGAGTGCCCCCTGATAAAAGTTTgtacatttatttgttttactgtttttacaTGAGACTGAAAGATGAGCTCATTAAACAGCCACCTGTGTGACCCCCTCCTCTCCTGTGTTAAACAGCCACCTGTGCACTGGCCtgcactgccccctgctggcccaAAGTAAAACACATGACTTGCAGTGTTCAGTGTTTCAGTGAAGAACAGCAGTGGGATCCACAGCAGCATCATTTTTCTCATCCCAGTGTGTACTTCCTGATGTCCACAGGGTGGGCTTTTAAAGGGGGtcggggtcagaggtcagggaCATCGAGGCTCCTCAGCCACAGCTCCAGGGCGAACTTGGTCCCGGTGCTGACCCGCTCCACGTCGGGACCGCCGGCTGGAGCGCGACTGGTGAAGACCGCCAGAGGCATCGAAGACTCAGTCAGAGCTCTGTCTGCAGAGACCTGCGACACACTGGAGACACAGAAGGGCTCAGAAAAGAAGCACAGACCCATGCCATGAAACATCCAGCTCACAGTTTGTGCTGCATTAATGTCAGTGTCTGCAGTTTTTGTGAGGGCACCATGCTTTTTTTGTCTCTGACCTGTCAGGCCAGGGGACGACACAAAGCCTCACATACATAACAGGAAAGAACACAATTTACAGGATGCACAATATCCTCTCTGTTCCTGTAGAAAACATCCAACTACAAAACAAGCTGTGCTTCATAACACAAGCAGCTGAGCTCTAATGTACTCAGAAGCACATCTCAggtattaacatcagcacaaactcTGTGAGCTGGAAGCTTCGTGGCGTCCAGCTCTGCCTCTAAACCCGTGATACCTGATGCTACTCGGCAGGTCGTCCAGCTGAACACTGGCGTCCTCTCCGTCCACAGCGGACACGATGGCTCTGACCAGCCGGCTTTCCGCCCACAGACACGCGCTGACCTCAGCAGGTGAAGGCCTGAGAGATGGCTGCGGGTGGAGACAACGAGAGGAATCACACAAGAGGCTGGCTCACTTTAAAATAACAGCAGAGGGGATCATTCACAGAGACCAATGTTAAAGACAGAGAGGTAACGTcacaaaaacagaagcaaattAAACCACATGCACTCAAAATTACATTAAAGTAACAGCCGAGTTGTGCCTGCTGCATCCATTTTATCATCATCCAACATCACGTAGACAGAAGATCATGTCAAATCATTCATTATGTGCCAAAATTATCCAAAATCACACCCACCATGAGAGAGGAGGCAGCCTGAGCCGCCCTCAGCTGTTACCTGTAACTGCAGGTGAGTGAGAGACGAGTGCAGCAGCATGTAGACGACTACGTGGTGTCTCTGAGGAAGTCCTCTGGACAGCATGGGAGGAAACACCGACTGACGGTCGGACAGAACACACAGAGGGCTGTGACATATATAACCTCACAGTGTACGATGTAAATAAGAGCAGCAGGCAGTGATTAAAAGATACTCGGGTGACTCTCTCACCTCCCACAGGCCCAGGACTGTTGGAGAAACCTGCTCCGGCTCCAGTTTGAGTCCAGTTTCCTCGTGCAGCTCTCTCAGACCTGCACCCAGCAGCTTCACACCGTTACAGGAATAAAGTTCACAGAGTTACTTTGTGTTAACCTCGTTTGCCTTGTTGTAGAAGTCGTCACACTGACTAAACGACATGTAAAATGATGCTGGGAAGCAAAGGAAACATTTACCGTCTCATCTAGCTCCACATGACCTCCTAAATATTAACACAATACATGAAGAGCAttagaaaacaagaaaacccATAAcaacgagtgtgtgtgtgtttaataatgTGTGCAAACACAgatctgtgtgtgctgaacctGGAGGAACCCAGACGTTGGGAAATATGCGAAGCTCCTTTGCCCGCCGTGTCAGCAAcactctctgattggctgtctgCAGGAGGATAGCCACACCTACATCCACTCCACGCTGTTGGATGTCCAATGGGATTGCAGCTGCGTCCGTGGCTGACAGGTGTTTGATGGGACAGAAAGCCGGTCTCTGAGAGAGAAACAGCAGGAAACCCTGAGCTCGggacagctgttgttgtgaaactgtgctgtataaatacaactgaattaaattgaactgaGTACGGATGTAGAGGGGCGAATGCTCAGCGTGTCTGACCTTCAGCGGGACCCCTCGTCCTCTGTCTCCTTTGTAAAGAATGAACTGGTTTTTCTCCAGCGTGCAGCTCACCTCCACCTCATCCTCGCCGCTGTCAGTGAAGTGACCCGTTACACTCTGAGACACATCAAGAAGACGAAAGATGACAACAGCGCCCCCTCTGTTGCTCTAAAGGTGGTGTGAGACGACATCCGCACCAACCTGAACAAACTGAGCTCTCCGTGGAGCCGCTCGCTCTTTGCACACATACACCAGGATCCTCCTCACTTTATCCATGGCGACCCCGACCACGTCCATCTGCGGGAGCTGAACACGTGACCACAACACGCCTTGAAAGGGCAGTCCACTCCATTTtaatcagtgttgggcaagttacatTGAAAAAGTCATAAATTATAGTTAcaagttacttcttcaaaaaaagtaactgagttaattcattacttgaaaagtaactactgcgttactttaaaaaaaagtttaaccctctggggtccagggtataattggccatttttaactactcttgattttctctccacatttcacctttaaaaactgtttactttgccttgtttggcatcattcttttcagcacaacctcacgtgtctgaatttacagtcatgttttcattttgacatactgtattaacacagttgatctaaaatcagacaaaaaacataaaatcagagtagaaaaagttatatttttactgtaacaaccacaaacatgtttaatgaatcatatttcataactttaaatgcaaatataaattgtcaattttaaaatcctatgcacaagttttgcaaacaacatcacagcctgatacctgcaggtctgacagcagcaggtgtatcactgctgtttctacctggagacagcagtcgcctcattgttctgacacacaacacaaaactatccacaacactacacactaactacacaagacaacacttcactcctaaaacttccccctcttcctaaacaaccaaatgtcatgttgccatatcattttttaatTGGTCAACATGGTGcgtttttccaccaacacgaacgggctgtttttgggtttgtttgctcataagcagagaggtctcgctgcgctgtccttagacagtaaacgtgacgaaactattgagggaaaaacgccgcgtatatcttgtttatcatgactctggttttacgtggcctatcgacacaatttaaaaactggcaccttgttgctttgtctttaagtggtcatgtgattgacttaccacgactcctttattcttcctcagtcaaacagcagcagacatgcgattgttttgccccctgagctccaggtgttgtgctagacagtgatcgtgattaccgtccgcgggagcgcgcagctgcttaaagctgtagcgcccagattacttacagctacttcctgcagctgatataagatgcggtgaactgaacacagcttcaaccgtctgtttgttgaaaaatagtaacggaccgcgttaccttgttagtaactgtaacgccgttgtaacgataggaatagtaattagttactcgttactgaaaaaagtaactgcgttacttgtaacgctgTTAATCCCATCACTGATTTTAATACATAACACACAGTTTAAGAGTTTACAGAGTTTAAGCTAAAATGACCGTAAAcatgtaataaatacaaaaacattaacatgatcacaatcagctgatttttgCTCAATTTCACCTCTATACTACAAATACTAGAATATGAAGTGCATAAAATGGGATGAAattttgagttttttaaattgattaacTTTTCAGCATTTTTGATCTCTCATAATATCATCAGTGCAGAATGTatccacacaaaaacacattacagctctgctaaaaactgtttttggttCATTATTTTTTCTGTGACTCAGTTAAGCATCGGTATCCTGATGGACGCATCAATAACTAACCTGCACCGATCCCCAGGATATTTGATCTACTGATCTTTCACTGGAAAAAgtgcattttaattaaattggaAGGATCATATCACTATGTGGGAGACGTGGCTGGTCAGAACATATTCAGGACtccttttacttttttaatgtagTGGCAAAAGTAAATCATCAAAACACGAAAGCATCAGACTGTAAAGATCTACAGATCCTGAAAGCCTCGGTGATCCTGCAGGAACTTTCTACAGGACCTCGAGATGTTGGACCAGCGTCATGTTTCCAAACTATTACACAGCACAGCAACATTGCTTCTCTCTTTCATGGCCTAGAAATGCTGGAATGACTCACACTCAGCACAAGTGtgaaaaaggagaaagagaaatatttaaagggacagtgagaTCCTGGTGTTGTGCTAAGAAGTGATTTGTGAtggttctgtgtgtttttagtgTATTTTAAATGTCTAATATCTGAT
The genomic region above belongs to Oreochromis niloticus isolate F11D_XX linkage group LG11, O_niloticus_UMD_NMBU, whole genome shotgun sequence and contains:
- the nudt17 gene encoding nucleoside diphosphate-linked moiety X motif 17; translated protein: MDVVGVAMDKVRRILVYVCKERAAPRRAQFVQSVTGHFTDSGEDEVEVSCTLEKNQFILYKGDRGRGVPLKRPAFCPIKHLSATDAAAIPLDIQQRGVDVGVAILLQTANQRVLLTRRAKELRIFPNVWVPPGGHVELDETLLGAGLRELHEETGLKLEPEQVSPTVLGLWESVFPPMLSRGLPQRHHVVVYMLLHSSLTHLQLQPSLRPSPAEVSACLWAESRLVRAIVSAVDGEDASVQLDDLPSSISVSQVSADRALTESSMPLAVFTSRAPAGGPDVERVSTGTKFALELWLRSLDVPDL